Proteins found in one Takifugu flavidus isolate HTHZ2018 chromosome 7, ASM371156v2, whole genome shotgun sequence genomic segment:
- the gpr52 gene encoding G-protein coupled receptor 52, which translates to MGGTIQTSATWLAPSTMNLSEPTVPELSSNSSNGGFFPGQTSNHSCPLGWGLNEGLETCILETAVVVLLTVLIIAGNLTVIFVFHCAPLLHHYTTSYFIQTMAYADLLVGLSCLVPALSLLHYPASVQEPITCQIFSYVISVLKSVSMACLACISVDRYLAITKPLSYNQLVTPCRLRGCITLIWIYSSLIFLPSFFGWGKPGYHGDIFEWCAHSWPTSALFTGFVVCLLYAPAALVVCFTYYHIFRICQQHNREISERRARFPSQEMEAGDGGGGGHHGGHGPDRRYAMVLFRITSVFYMLWLPYIIYFLLESSHVLDSSALSFITTWLAISNSFCNCVIYSLSNSVFRLGMRRLSQTMCSFSHCAADDRDFGEPKPRKRANSCSI; encoded by the coding sequence ATGGGCGGAACAATACAAACGTCAGCTACCTGGTTAGCGCCCAGTACAATGAACCTGTCTGAGCCCACCGTTCCAGagctcagcagcaacagcagcaatggAGGCTTCTTTCCTGGCCAGACATCTAACCACTCTTGTCCCCTGGGCTGGGGATTGAATGAAGGCTTGGAGACTTGCATCCTGGAGACCGCTGTTGTTGTTCTTCTGACTGTGCTTATTATCGCAGGGAACCTGACGGTCATCTTCGTGTTCCACTGCGCCCCTCTCTTACACCACTACACCACCAGCTACTTCATCCAAACCATGGCCTACGCCGACCTGCTGGTGGGTCTGAGCTGCCTGGTGCCCGCTCTGTCTCTGCTCCATTACCCCGCCAGTGTCCAGGAACCCATCACATGTCAGATTTTCAGCTACGTCATCTCCGTTTTGAAGAGTGTTTCGATGGCGTGCCTGGCTTGTATCAGCGTGGACCGCTACCTGGCGATAACTAAACCACTATCTTATAACCAGCTGGTGACACCGTGCCGGCTGCGAGGCTGCATCACCCTTATCTGGATCTACTCCAGCCTGATCTTCTTGCCCTCATTCTTTGGGTGGGGTAAGCCAGGCTATCATGGAGACATTTTCGAGTGGTGCGCTCACTCCTGGCCCACCAGCGCTCTCTTTACAGGCTTCGTGGTGTGCTTGCTCTACGCACCTGCGGCACTTGTGGTTTGCTTTACTTATTACCATATTTTTCGCATTTGCCAGCAGCACAACAGGGAGATCAGTGAGCGGAGGGCACGTTTCCCCAGCCAGGAAATGGAGGCTGGAGACGGGGGTGGCGGTGGGCACCACGGAGGGCACGGACCAGATCGGCGCTATGCCATGGTGCTCTTCCGCATTACCAGTGTTTTCTACATGCTCTGGCTGCCCTACATTATTTACTTTTTGCTGGAGAGTTCCCATGTACTGGATAGTTCTGCCCTCTCGTTCATCACCACCTGGTTGGCCATAAGCAACAGCTTCTGCAACTGTGTCATCTACAGCCTTTCCAATAGCGTGTTCCGCCTCGGCATGCGAAGGCTCTCACAGACAATGTGCTCCTTCAGCCATTGTGCGGCAGATGACAGAGACTTTGGGGAGCCCAAACCAAGGAAGAGGGCAAACTCCTGCTCCATCTGA
- the fam163ab gene encoding protein FAM163A has product MTAGTVVITGGILATVILLCIIAVLCYCRLQYYCCKKNGSDSASISQQHFACNACSVSGLDGSIIAPLSLSSPEPPRSSERSKHAGEQRGYCPTCSPHESPFYIRAAEEMHNGGERVTYMPTHYENQALAMPLPAVHGTLLRDAKRGRPSDFYTNTRAISTEV; this is encoded by the exons ATGACAGCTGGAACTGTTGTCATAACTGGGGGAATACTGGCCACGGTGATACTCCTGTGTATCATAGCTGTGCTCTGTTACTGTAGACTCCAG TATTACTGCTGTAAGAAGAATGGGTCTGACAGCGCCTCCATCTCTCAGCAACACTTCGCCTGCAACGCCTGCAGCGTCTCGGGCCTGGATGGGTCCATCATCGCCCCGCTGTCCTTGTCTTCGCCGGAACCGCCTCGATCCTCTGAGCGCTCCAAGCACGCAGGGGAGCAGCGAGGCTACTGCCCCACCTGCTCCCCCCACGAGTCGCCCTTCTACATCCGCGCCGCCGAAGAGATGCACAACGGCGGCGAGCGCGTCACCTACATGCCCACGCACTACGAGAACCAGGCACTGGCCATGCCGCTGCCCGCCGTGCACGGCACCCTGCTGAGGGACGCCAAGCGAGGACGACCTTCGGATTTCTACACCAACACCCGAGCCATCAGCACTGAGGTGTGA